In Alkalidesulfovibrio alkalitolerans DSM 16529, one genomic interval encodes:
- a CDS encoding TetR/AcrR family transcriptional regulator, protein MTKKEALLKAAKELFGEHGYAETTFAMISQRAGVAMGLLAHHYGNKEKLFLAAGMDVLESLLARLRSAIEDSPSGAESVRRFCRAYLDACLDPDDHFLVLIRCSPYSDMKTREDRETMTTKFSEVWTMLEACVSEGMRDGTLEPGDARLATQFVSCSLVGAVRTLSLTPYPAQGLPEEVIDRIALALAPCGCKQ, encoded by the coding sequence ATGACCAAGAAAGAAGCACTCCTCAAGGCGGCCAAGGAACTCTTCGGCGAGCACGGCTACGCCGAAACGACCTTCGCCATGATCTCGCAGCGCGCGGGTGTGGCCATGGGACTTTTGGCCCACCATTACGGCAACAAGGAAAAACTCTTCCTGGCCGCGGGCATGGACGTGCTGGAAAGTCTTCTGGCGCGGCTGCGCTCGGCCATCGAGGATTCGCCCAGCGGCGCCGAATCCGTGCGCCGCTTCTGCCGGGCCTATCTCGATGCCTGTCTCGACCCGGACGACCACTTCCTGGTGCTGATTCGCTGTTCGCCCTATTCCGACATGAAGACGCGCGAGGACCGCGAGACCATGACCACCAAGTTCAGCGAGGTCTGGACCATGCTCGAAGCCTGCGTGAGCGAGGGCATGCGCGACGGCACGCTGGAGCCGGGGGACGCCCGCCTGGCCACGCAGTTCGTGAGTTGCTCGCTGGTCGGCGCGGTGCGCACCCTAAGCCTCACACCCTACCCCGCGCAGGGGCTGCCCGAGGAGGTCATCGACCGCATCGCGCTGGCCCTGGCCCCATGCGGGTGCAAGCAGTAG